The stretch of DNA GATCTGAATATGCTTTGCTCACGATGCTTGAAGCCCTTGACCCGAGGGATTACGATTGACTTTAAGGAGCGCTTCGTGCATGGACAAGAACCGGCGAATGAGGATGAGATTGACGACAACGTCAACTATGTTCCTGAAGATCACGTCGATTTGATTCCATTCCTGGAAGAAAGCCTGCTGCTGAATGTGCCGTATACGATGGTCTGTGAAGACAACTGCGGCGGACAATTTCCGCTGAGCGGTAAGGACTGGAGTGTAGATGACGGCAGCTCGAAGGAAGATCGGATTGATCCGCGGCTGGCGGGACTCAAGGATTTTTTCAACAAATAATAAACCATTAGACAAACGTCGAATAAGGTTGACCTTAATAAGGAGGTGGGAACCATGGCAGTACCTCAACGGAGAACGTCCAAGACGCGCCGCGACAAACGCCGCACGCATTTCAAATTGGCTGTGCCGGGCATGGTAAAATGTGAACAATGCGGAGAATTGAAGCTTGCTCACCACGTATGTAAAGTTTGCGGAACATACAAATCAAGAGAAATCATCAAAGCGTAAGCACCATATTTTTTCTTAAAGTAGTACTTCATCTCTGGTGAGGTGCTATTTTTTTTGCCCAATGGCTACCTTTCTTTTTTGTGTAGGATGCTTTATACTAATTGTTAGTACCAGGTTCTAAACTGGATCGGAATATATTGTCTATAAATATGTGGCCTTTAGGGTCAGTTCTCCGGAAGAGGAGGCGTTAGATTATCGAACGTTTGCCTAAACGTGCGAGACAGCAGCAGCTCGCTAAGATGATAGAAGAGAATCCCTTTATGACGGATCAGGAGCTGACCCGTCAGCTGAAGGTTAGCATACAGACCATTCGTCTTGATCGGATGGAGCTGGGAATTCCGGAACTTAGGGAACGGATTAAGCTTATGGCTGAACGCTCCTACGATCAGGTTCGCTCGCTTCCGCTGCATGAAGTGATCGGGGATATTATTGATTTGCAGCTTGACCGAAGCGGCATCTCTATCTTTGAAATTCGCGAAGAGCATGTGTTCTCACGAACGGGCATTGCGCGCGGACACCATGTATTTGCTCAAGCCAATTCCCTTGCGGTGGCAGTCATCAATGATGAGATTGCCCTTACCAGCTCTGCAGATATCCGGTTTGTTCGCTCGGTGCATTTGGGAGAGAAATGCATTGCCAAGGCTTATGTCAGATCCGGGCAGGCCAGCAAAGTCAAAGCGAAAGTGGAAGTGTTCACTTACGTGGGCGAAGAAATGGTGTTTCAAGGGAACTTTGTCATTTATCGATCGGATGGCCACGAACAAAATGAAGGGGGACACAAAGCGTGAGAATCGCCATAGATGCCATGGGTGGAGATCATGCGCCGCTCTGTAATGTACAGGGGGCCATCTCGGCTGCGAAGGAGTGGCCGGATATTGAGGTGCTTCTCGTAGGTGACCGGGCTGTCCTTGAACCCCTGATGAATGAGAAGCCTGTGAATTTGAAGATTGAGCATGCATCTGAGGTTATTGAGGCCGAGGATGAACCTGTAAAGGCCGTGCGCCGAAAGAAAGATTCTTCCATGGTTGTTGCTGGCCGAATGGTCAAAGAGGGGACTGCGGATGCCATGATCTCGGCAGGAAATACCGGAGCTTTGATGACAACCGGGCTCCTGGTCGTTGGCCGGATGGAGGGTATTGAGCGGCCGGGACTTGCTCCGATGATCCCGACAATCGATGACCGCGGCGTGCTGGCGCTTGATTTGGGAGCCAATATGGATGCTGCACCTGAACATCTTGCACAGTATGCTATGATGGGGAGTATTTACCGCACCAAAGTACATGGTCTTAAGCAGCCTCGTGTCGGCCTATTGAATGTGGGCACTGAAGCTAAGAAGGGGAACGAGCTGACCAAAGCGGCTTATCCACTGCTTGAACAGCTTCCTGTTCATTTTGTTGGCAATGTCGAGGCTAGGGATGTGCTGTCTGGAGCATGCGACGTACTCGTCTGTGACGGATTTGCAGGGAATATTCTACTTAAATCCCTTGAAGGGACGGCGGGAACCCTTTTTTCAATTCTGAAGCAGGAATTTACGAAGACCTTCATGAATAAGATGGCGGCAGCGGTATTGATGCCTTCTTTGCGGGGGCTCAAGAGCAAGCTGGATTATAAGGAGCATGGAGGGGCACCTCTCCTTGGGCTGAGCGGGCTTGTTGTCAAGGGCCATGGTTCATCTGATGCCGGAGCCATTAAGAACGCTGTCCGCCAGGCAAGGGTGGCGCTGCAAAGTCGTTTGATTGAGAGCATATCACAGGAAATCAGCGGGAAGAGAGTGACGGAATAAATGAACTTACGGCCAGTGGGCATCATCGGTACAGGAAAATACGTTCCTGAAAAAGTGTTGACGAATGCAGATTTGGAGAAAATAGTAGAGACGAGTGACGAGTGGATTGTTTCGCGGACAGGGATTCGGGAGAGACATATTGCTGCTCCTGAAGAGGCTACATCGGATCTCGCGTATCAAGCGGCCTTGAAGGCGCTGGATTCTGCGGGTCTTGCTCCTGAGGATCTGGAGCTGATCATTGTAGCTACCGTTACACCGGACACTTTCTTCCCTTCTACAGCTTGTATTCTTCAAGATAAGCTGGGAGCGAAGAAGGCTGCGGCTTT from Paenibacillus sp. CAA11 encodes:
- a CDS encoding YceD family protein yields the protein MQFQFRKMASAEGAVQFQGELNVDHIVKGRKDIVGISPMHVDLKAYPAGEDMVEVHGELSADLNMLCSRCLKPLTRGITIDFKERFVHGQEPANEDEIDDNVNYVPEDHVDLIPFLEESLLLNVPYTMVCEDNCGGQFPLSGKDWSVDDGSSKEDRIDPRLAGLKDFFNK
- the rpmF gene encoding 50S ribosomal protein L32, translating into MAVPQRRTSKTRRDKRRTHFKLAVPGMVKCEQCGELKLAHHVCKVCGTYKSREIIKA
- the plsX gene encoding phosphate acyltransferase PlsX; translated protein: MRIAIDAMGGDHAPLCNVQGAISAAKEWPDIEVLLVGDRAVLEPLMNEKPVNLKIEHASEVIEAEDEPVKAVRRKKDSSMVVAGRMVKEGTADAMISAGNTGALMTTGLLVVGRMEGIERPGLAPMIPTIDDRGVLALDLGANMDAAPEHLAQYAMMGSIYRTKVHGLKQPRVGLLNVGTEAKKGNELTKAAYPLLEQLPVHFVGNVEARDVLSGACDVLVCDGFAGNILLKSLEGTAGTLFSILKQEFTKTFMNKMAAAVLMPSLRGLKSKLDYKEHGGAPLLGLSGLVVKGHGSSDAGAIKNAVRQARVALQSRLIESISQEISGKRVTE
- the fapR gene encoding transcription factor FapR, producing the protein MPKRARQQQLAKMIEENPFMTDQELTRQLKVSIQTIRLDRMELGIPELRERIKLMAERSYDQVRSLPLHEVIGDIIDLQLDRSGISIFEIREEHVFSRTGIARGHHVFAQANSLAVAVINDEIALTSSADIRFVRSVHLGEKCIAKAYVRSGQASKVKAKVEVFTYVGEEMVFQGNFVIYRSDGHEQNEGGHKA